The following is a genomic window from candidate division KSB1 bacterium.
GACCAGGGCAGGTAAAGCCTGATTAAATGTTTGAGCAGTGTGGTTTTACCGCATCCACTGGAGCCAATGATAACAGTAATCTCGTGCTTTTCGCAATCATCGAAACGTCATCAAGTATCAAAGAGTCATTAAATCCGCTGGAAATTGATTTTACATTTATGACCAGGTCATTTTGATTCATAATTCTACCAGGCTTGCTTTTTCATTAAAATCCACTTTTTATGTTAAAATAAAATAATAAACCAAGGATACTATCAGCCAATATGACCAAAAATATTGACGCAACTACAGATGCAGTGGTCATGCGTCCCACATCAGCAGCGCCGCCTCTAACCCGGAACCCATAAAATGCACCGACCATGACAATGATCCAGGCAAATATGATACTTTTGACAAGACCTGTTAATATATCTTTAAGAACAAGCGCCTGAATAACTTGATTATAAAAGGGGGACACGCCCACATCAAGATACGTCACACCGATCACAAACGCACCCAAAATCCCCAGGATCATTGAAAGAATGGTCAGTAAAGGCATCATGAGAGTAATCGCATGGATTTTGGGAACCAATGTGTATCGGATCGGATTGAGTCCCATGGCTTTTAACGCATCTGTTTCTTCAGTTACGACCATGGTCGCAATCTCGGAGGCAATTGAAGAACCGCTTCTACCGGCGAATAAAATGGCTGTCATAATCGGCCCCATCTCCCGGGTCATTGAGATCGAAACCAAATCCGCTATGTAAATACTGGCGCCGAAGTGCCGCAATTGGGCTGCGGATTGCAGAGA
Proteins encoded in this region:
- a CDS encoding MlaE family lipid ABC transporter permease subunit; translated protein: MQIIVRQNKVFLSGSATLESTGGLYKRLLSIVDSGDYTEYQIDLSDLSRIDSSGVVLLDEILDHASQKEVKVELIHVPEKITKALNTFSSRSIAPQSVQKKTGWLERMGEKAHAYWQLQKNAIFLAADSFYFSFLGLFSRKGAKKGEFINQSILIGMNAFPIVALISFLIGFILSLQSAAQLRHFGASIYIADLVSISMTREMGPIMTAILFAGRSGSSIASEIATMVVTEETDALKAMGLNPIRYTLVPKIHAITLMMPLLTILSMILGILGAFVIGVTYLDVGVSPFYNQVIQALVLKDILTGLVKSIIFAWIIVMVGAFYGFRVRGGAADVGRMTTASVVASIFLVILADSILGLLFYFNIKSGF